From Streptomyces zhihengii, the proteins below share one genomic window:
- a CDS encoding YifB family Mg chelatase-like AAA ATPase — protein MGFARACSVALVGVEGVVVEVQADLEPGVAAFTLVGLPDKSLVESRDRVRAAVVNSGAEWPQKKLTVGLSPASVPKGGSGFDLAVAVAVLAAAERIDPRQIADLVLIGELGLDGRVRPVRGVLPAVLAAAEAGYDQVVVPEQTAGEASLVPGVSVLGVRTLRQLIAVLADEPVPDEEPVAPGRPDPALAGLLVPGAGVGTGLSAAPDTGGGPDLADVAGQRTARTGLEVAAAGGHHLLLTGPPGAGKTMLAERLPAVLPPLTRRESLEVTAVHSVAGILPPGEPLVRTAPYCAPHHSATMQALVGGGHGLPRPGAVSLAHRGVLFLDEAPEFSGKALDALRQPLESGHVVVARSGGVVRLPARFLMMLAANPCPCGRHTLHGSGCECPPSVVRRYQARMSGPLLDRVDLRIEVEPVNRSELMGGGRGESTAEVAARVREARARAAARLQGTGWTVNSEVPGHELRTRWTVAPGALAVAERDIERGLLTARGLDRVLRVAWTIADLRGRDRPEAVDVALALELRTGIARGAATLTGAAR, from the coding sequence ATGGGCTTCGCCCGCGCGTGTTCCGTGGCCCTCGTCGGCGTCGAGGGCGTGGTGGTCGAGGTCCAGGCCGACCTGGAGCCCGGAGTGGCCGCCTTCACCCTGGTGGGCCTGCCCGACAAGAGCCTCGTCGAGAGCCGTGACCGGGTCCGGGCGGCGGTGGTCAACTCGGGGGCCGAGTGGCCGCAGAAGAAGCTCACGGTGGGCCTCAGCCCCGCGTCCGTCCCCAAGGGCGGCAGTGGCTTCGACCTGGCCGTGGCGGTGGCGGTGCTGGCCGCCGCCGAGCGGATCGACCCCCGGCAGATCGCCGATCTGGTGCTGATCGGCGAACTCGGGCTCGACGGGCGGGTCCGTCCGGTGCGCGGGGTGCTGCCCGCCGTCCTCGCGGCGGCCGAGGCGGGCTACGACCAGGTGGTCGTCCCGGAGCAGACGGCCGGGGAGGCGTCCCTGGTGCCCGGGGTGTCCGTCCTCGGCGTCCGCACCCTGCGGCAGCTCATCGCGGTGCTCGCCGACGAACCGGTGCCCGACGAGGAGCCCGTCGCCCCCGGCCGCCCCGACCCGGCGCTCGCCGGGCTGCTGGTCCCGGGAGCCGGGGTCGGCACCGGGCTGAGCGCCGCCCCGGACACCGGCGGCGGGCCCGACCTGGCCGACGTCGCCGGTCAGCGGACCGCCCGCACCGGGCTGGAGGTCGCCGCGGCGGGCGGGCACCACCTGCTGCTCACCGGCCCGCCGGGCGCGGGCAAGACGATGCTGGCCGAGCGGCTGCCGGCCGTGCTCCCGCCGCTGACCCGGCGGGAGTCGCTGGAGGTCACCGCGGTCCACTCGGTGGCGGGCATCCTCCCGCCGGGCGAGCCCCTCGTCCGCACCGCCCCGTACTGCGCCCCGCACCACTCGGCCACGATGCAGGCCCTGGTCGGCGGCGGGCACGGGCTGCCGAGGCCCGGCGCGGTCTCCCTCGCCCACCGGGGCGTGCTCTTCCTCGACGAGGCGCCCGAGTTCTCCGGCAAGGCGCTCGACGCGCTGCGCCAGCCCCTGGAGTCCGGCCATGTCGTGGTCGCCCGGAGCGGAGGCGTCGTGCGGCTGCCCGCCCGCTTCCTCATGATGCTCGCGGCGAACCCGTGCCCCTGCGGGCGCCACACCCTGCACGGCTCGGGCTGCGAGTGCCCGCCGTCTGTCGTCCGCCGCTACCAGGCCCGGATGTCCGGGCCGCTGCTCGACCGGGTGGACCTGCGGATCGAGGTCGAGCCGGTCAACCGCTCGGAGCTGATGGGCGGCGGGCGCGGGGAGTCGACCGCGGAGGTCGCCGCACGGGTGCGGGAGGCCAGGGCCCGGGCCGCGGCCCGGCTCCAGGGCACCGGCTGGACGGTCAACAGCGAGGTCCCCGGCCATGAGCTGCGCACCCGCTGGACGGTGGCCCCCGGGGCCCTGGCGGTCGCCGAGCGCGACATCGAGCGCGGGCTGCTCACCGCGCGCGGCCTCGACCGGGTGCTGCGCGTCGCCTGGACGATCGCCGACCTCCGAGGGCGCGACCGGCCCGAGGCGGTGGACGTGGCGCTCGCGCTGGAGCTGCGCACCGGGATCGCCCGCGGCGCCGCCACCCTGACGGGAGCGGCGCGGTGA
- a CDS encoding YraN family protein produces MNATRALGRYGEDLAARRLAGSGMRLLARNWRCGRAGEIDIVAHEGDVLVVCEVKTRRAGSHGQPMAAVTPAKSRRLRHLAECWAARHGGAPPGGIRVDLVGVVLPRRGAAVLEHVRGVA; encoded by the coding sequence ATGAACGCGACGCGCGCACTGGGACGGTACGGCGAGGATCTGGCGGCCCGGCGGCTGGCCGGGTCCGGCATGCGGCTGCTGGCGAGGAACTGGCGCTGCGGACGGGCCGGAGAGATCGACATCGTGGCCCATGAGGGCGACGTCCTCGTCGTCTGCGAGGTCAAGACCCGCAGGGCCGGTTCCCACGGGCAGCCGATGGCGGCGGTGACCCCCGCCAAGTCCAGGAGGCTCAGACACCTGGCGGAGTGCTGGGCGGCCCGCCACGGGGGAGCGCCACCGGGCGGGATCCGCGTCGATCTGGTGGGCGTGGTGCTGCCCCGTAGGGGCGCCGCCGTGCTGGAGCACGTCAGGGGGGTGGCGTGA
- a CDS encoding DUF2469 domain-containing protein, with the protein MSAEDLEKYETEMELKLYREYRDVVGLFKYVIETERRFYLTNDYEMQVHSVQGEVFFEVSMADAWVWDMYRPARFVKQVRVLTFKDVNIEELNKSDLELPSS; encoded by the coding sequence ATGAGCGCCGAGGACCTCGAGAAGTACGAGACCGAGATGGAGCTGAAGCTCTACCGGGAGTACCGAGACGTCGTCGGGCTGTTCAAATACGTGATCGAGACGGAGCGCCGCTTCTACCTCACCAACGACTACGAGATGCAGGTGCACTCGGTCCAGGGCGAGGTGTTCTTCGAGGTCTCGATGGCGGACGCCTGGGTCTGGGACATGTACCGGCCGGCCAGGTTCGTGAAGCAGGTGCGCGTCCTCACGTTCAAGGACGTGAACATCGAGGAGCTCAACAAGAGCGACCTGGAGCTCCCGAGCAGCTGA
- a CDS encoding NUDIX hydrolase, with amino-acid sequence MSPEPPAAAVRRRVARVVLLDPEDRILLLHGFEPADPADDWWFTPGGGLEGDETREQAALRELAEETGITEVELGPVLWRRQCSFPFDGRRWDQDEWYFLARTTTTETAPAGLTELERRSVSGLRWWTSAELSAARETVYPTRLAELLRTLLDEGPPSTPVVLAPEIA; translated from the coding sequence GTGTCGCCTGAGCCGCCGGCCGCAGCGGTGCGGCGCAGGGTCGCCAGGGTCGTGCTGCTCGACCCCGAGGACCGCATCCTTCTGCTGCACGGCTTCGAGCCGGCCGATCCCGCCGACGACTGGTGGTTCACGCCGGGCGGCGGGCTGGAGGGCGACGAGACCCGTGAGCAGGCCGCGCTGCGCGAGCTGGCCGAGGAGACCGGGATCACCGAGGTGGAACTCGGGCCGGTGCTCTGGCGGCGTCAGTGCTCCTTCCCGTTCGACGGCCGCCGCTGGGACCAGGACGAGTGGTACTTCCTCGCCCGCACGACGACGACCGAGACCGCCCCGGCCGGGCTGACCGAGCTGGAGCGGCGCAGTGTCTCCGGCCTCAGGTGGTGGACCTCCGCCGAACTGTCGGCGGCGCGTGAGACGGTGTACCCGACCAGGCTCGCCGAGCTGCTGCGTACGCTGCTCGACGAGGGACCTCCGAGTACGCCGGTGGTCCTCGCCCCGGAAATCGCATAG
- the lepB gene encoding signal peptidase I produces MAGTGRDGAGGGRLGSALSGIAVAVGCVLFLGGFVWGALVYQPYTVPTDSMVPTVNVGDRVLAERTGGEDVRRGDVVIFRDKDWGNLPMVKRVVGVGGDEVACCGDGGRLTVNGRQLDEPYLRAEGPAAESFTAKVPEGHLFLMGDDRRTSLDSRSHLQESGNGSVPRSAVEARVDAIAWPLDGGMVARPEAFTELPGGVSQPGPVKLMLGAVLAGAVLIVGGAAYGTVAGRISRARRKPEAAGVA; encoded by the coding sequence ATGGCCGGTACAGGACGTGACGGTGCCGGCGGCGGCCGGCTGGGCAGCGCGCTGTCCGGCATAGCCGTGGCCGTCGGCTGTGTGCTCTTCCTCGGCGGGTTCGTCTGGGGAGCCCTCGTCTACCAGCCGTACACGGTCCCGACCGACTCCATGGTCCCGACGGTCAACGTCGGCGACCGGGTGCTCGCCGAGCGGACGGGCGGCGAGGACGTCCGTCGCGGCGACGTGGTGATCTTCCGCGACAAGGACTGGGGGAACCTCCCCATGGTCAAGCGGGTCGTCGGCGTCGGCGGCGACGAGGTCGCCTGCTGCGGGGACGGCGGGCGCCTGACCGTCAACGGCAGGCAGCTCGACGAACCGTATCTGCGCGCCGAGGGGCCGGCCGCGGAGAGCTTCACCGCCAAGGTGCCCGAAGGCCATCTCTTCCTGATGGGCGACGACCGCAGGACCTCGCTGGACTCGCGCTCCCATCTCCAGGAATCGGGCAACGGCTCCGTCCCCCGGTCCGCCGTCGAGGCCCGTGTCGACGCGATCGCCTGGCCGCTGGACGGCGGCATGGTGGCGCGTCCCGAGGCCTTCACGGAGCTGCCGGGCGGGGTCTCGCAGCCCGGTCCCGTGAAGCTGATGCTCGGTGCGGTGCTGGCCGGCGCCGTGCTCATCGTGGGCGGTGCCGCCTACGGGACCGTGGCCGGCCGGATCTCCCGGGCGCGCCGGAAGCCGGAGGCCGCGGGTGTCGCCTGA
- the lepB gene encoding signal peptidase I produces MAVGARSGHDDPEERPGRLPEQPSDASGAAPAGGGDDDEPEGSGTGQKKQRSFWKELPLLIGIALLLALLIKTFLVQAFSIPSDSMMNTLQRGDRVLVDKLTPWFGSEPERGEVVVFHDPGGWLEGEPTPEPNVLQEFLSFIGLMPSAEEKDLIKRTIAVAGDTIECKKGGPVILNGKPLDETYLYPGSSACDDQPFGPFKVPEDRIWVMGDNRQNSQDSRYHMEDVNRGFVPVDKVVGRAVVVAWPLNRWATLPVPATYDQPGLDAAAAIAPPALGLAGAVPLVLWRRRRLTAGATGARG; encoded by the coding sequence GTGGCGGTCGGCGCACGGTCCGGGCACGACGATCCCGAGGAGAGGCCGGGGCGTCTCCCCGAGCAGCCCTCGGACGCGAGCGGAGCGGCTCCGGCGGGCGGCGGTGACGACGACGAGCCGGAGGGCAGCGGTACGGGACAGAAGAAGCAGCGATCCTTCTGGAAGGAACTGCCGCTCCTGATCGGTATCGCGCTGCTGCTGGCGCTGCTGATCAAGACCTTCCTGGTGCAGGCGTTCTCCATTCCGTCGGATTCGATGATGAACACCCTCCAGCGCGGTGACCGGGTGCTGGTGGACAAGCTCACGCCCTGGTTCGGCTCCGAGCCCGAGCGCGGCGAGGTCGTCGTCTTCCACGACCCGGGCGGCTGGCTGGAGGGCGAGCCCACTCCGGAGCCCAACGTCCTCCAGGAGTTCCTCAGCTTCATCGGTCTGATGCCCTCCGCCGAGGAGAAGGACCTGATCAAGCGGACCATCGCGGTCGCCGGCGACACGATCGAGTGCAAGAAGGGCGGCCCGGTCATCCTGAACGGCAAGCCCCTCGACGAGACCTACCTCTACCCCGGCAGCTCCGCCTGCGACGACCAGCCCTTCGGCCCGTTCAAGGTGCCCGAGGACCGGATCTGGGTGATGGGCGACAACCGCCAGAACTCCCAGGACTCCCGCTACCACATGGAGGACGTCAACCGCGGCTTCGTCCCGGTGGACAAGGTCGTCGGCCGAGCCGTCGTCGTCGCCTGGCCGCTGAACCGCTGGGCCACCCTGCCGGTGCCCGCCACCTACGACCAGCCGGGACTCGACGCCGCCGCGGCGATCGCCCCGCCGGCCCTGGGCCTCGCGGGCGCGGTGCCCCTGGTGCTGTGGCGCCGCCGGCGCCTGACCGCCGGGGCCACGGGCGCGCGCGGCTGA
- the lepB gene encoding signal peptidase I, with the protein MDTEAQHPERDRSSTPDEGAAEEGSRSARFSRLARGGDGRARLSLRTAALIGVACTVFVLLFSHFVVQPFQIPSSSMEPTLRVGDRILVNKLAYGSDSRPARGDIVVFDGRGSFVRAELTENPVSSVVREGLAALGLAEPADTDFVKRVVGTGGDRVVCCDDEGRIEVNGVAVDEGYLHPGDVPSEVAFDIVVPANRLWVMGDHRGNSSDSRDHLGDPGGGMVPVEKVIGRADWIGWPAGRWTSLEPTGAFRHVPPPSGVVGGGHG; encoded by the coding sequence ATGGACACCGAAGCACAGCACCCGGAGCGCGACCGCTCCTCCACCCCCGACGAGGGGGCCGCGGAGGAGGGGTCGCGCTCCGCGCGTTTCTCCCGGCTCGCCCGCGGCGGCGACGGCCGGGCGCGCCTCTCCCTGCGCACCGCCGCGCTGATCGGCGTGGCCTGCACCGTGTTCGTGCTGCTGTTCAGCCACTTCGTGGTCCAGCCGTTCCAGATCCCGAGCAGCTCCATGGAGCCCACGCTCCGCGTCGGGGACCGGATCCTGGTGAACAAGCTCGCCTACGGGTCCGACTCCCGCCCGGCCCGCGGCGACATCGTCGTCTTCGACGGCAGAGGTTCCTTCGTGCGTGCGGAACTGACGGAAAATCCCGTGAGTTCCGTAGTACGAGAGGGGCTCGCCGCTCTCGGCCTCGCCGAACCGGCCGACACCGACTTCGTCAAGCGTGTGGTGGGCACCGGCGGTGACCGGGTGGTCTGCTGCGACGACGAGGGCAGGATCGAGGTGAACGGTGTGGCGGTCGACGAGGGCTATCTCCATCCCGGCGACGTGCCGTCCGAGGTGGCCTTCGACATCGTCGTCCCCGCGAACCGCCTGTGGGTCATGGGCGACCACCGGGGCAACTCCAGCGACTCCCGGGACCACCTCGGGGATCCGGGCGGCGGCATGGTCCCCGTCGAGAAGGTGATCGGCCGGGCCGACTGGATCGGCTGGCCGGCCGGGCGCTGGACCTCACTCGAACCGACCGGCGCCTTCCGGCACGTGCCCCCGCCCAGCGGTGTCGTCGGCGGCGGGCATGGGTAA
- the rplS gene encoding 50S ribosomal protein L19, with the protein MAHLLDSVNAASLRSDVPAFRPGDTVNVHVRVIEGNRSRIQQFKGVVIRRQGAGVSESFTVRKVSFSVGVERTFPVHSPIFEKIELVTRGDVRRAKLYYLRELRGKAAKIKEKRDK; encoded by the coding sequence ATGGCTCACCTGCTCGACAGCGTCAACGCGGCCTCGCTGCGCTCCGACGTCCCCGCCTTCCGTCCCGGCGACACCGTGAACGTCCACGTGCGCGTCATCGAGGGCAACCGCTCCCGTATCCAGCAGTTCAAGGGCGTCGTCATCCGCCGCCAGGGCGCGGGCGTGAGCGAGTCCTTCACGGTCCGCAAGGTCTCCTTCTCCGTCGGCGTCGAGCGCACCTTCCCGGTGCACAGCCCGATCTTCGAGAAGATCGAGCTCGTCACCCGCGGTGACGTCCGCCGTGCGAAGCTCTACTACCTCCGCGAGCTGCGCGGCAAGGCCGCCAAGATCAAGGAGAAGCGCGACAAGTGA
- the trmD gene encoding tRNA (guanosine(37)-N1)-methyltransferase TrmD, producing MRIDVVTIFPEYLEPLNVSLVGKARARGQLGVRVHDLRDWTYDRHNTVDDTPYGGGPGMVMKTGPWGDALDDVLAGGYEAGAHGPALVVPTPSGRPFTQELAVELSERPWLVFAPARYEGIDRRVMDEYATRMPVYEVSIGDYVLAGGEAAVLVVTEAVARLLPGVLGNAESHRDDSFAPGAMADLLEGPVYTKPPVWRGREIPDVLVSGHHGKIARWRRDEAFRRTAANRPDLIERCDPAGFDKKDREILSMLGWSPEPGGRFWRRPELMEE from the coding sequence ATGCGGATCGACGTCGTCACGATCTTCCCCGAGTACCTCGAACCGCTGAACGTCTCTCTGGTCGGCAAGGCGCGCGCCCGGGGGCAGCTCGGCGTCCGTGTGCACGACCTGCGGGACTGGACGTACGACCGCCACAACACGGTCGACGACACCCCCTACGGCGGCGGTCCCGGCATGGTCATGAAGACCGGGCCCTGGGGCGACGCCCTCGACGACGTGCTGGCCGGCGGCTACGAGGCCGGGGCCCACGGCCCCGCCCTGGTCGTGCCCACCCCCAGCGGGCGCCCCTTCACCCAGGAACTGGCCGTCGAACTCTCCGAGCGCCCCTGGCTCGTCTTCGCCCCCGCCCGCTACGAGGGCATCGACCGCAGGGTCATGGACGAGTACGCGACCCGGATGCCCGTCTACGAGGTCTCCATCGGCGACTACGTGCTGGCCGGCGGGGAGGCCGCCGTGCTGGTCGTCACCGAGGCCGTGGCCCGGCTGCTGCCCGGGGTGCTGGGCAACGCGGAGTCCCACCGCGACGACTCGTTCGCCCCGGGGGCCATGGCCGACCTGCTGGAGGGGCCGGTCTACACCAAGCCCCCCGTCTGGCGCGGACGGGAGATCCCGGACGTGCTGGTCAGCGGTCACCACGGGAAGATCGCGCGCTGGCGCAGGGACGAGGCGTTCCGCCGCACGGCGGCCAACCGGCCCGACCTGATCGAGCGCTGCGACCCGGCCGGCTTCGACAAGAAGGACCGCGAGATCCTCTCCATGCTCGGCTGGTCACCCGAGCCCGGAGGGCGATTTTGGCGCAGGCCGGAGCTCATGGAAGAATGA
- the rimM gene encoding ribosome maturation factor RimM (Essential for efficient processing of 16S rRNA) gives MQLVVARIGRAHGIKGEVTVEVRTDEPELRLGPGAVLATDPAGAGPLTVAAGRVHSGRLLLRFEGVADRNAAEALRNTLLIAAVDPEELPEDPEEYYDHQLMDLDVVLADGTEIGRITEISHLPSQDLFIVERPDGSEVMIPFVEEIVAEIDLEEQRAVITPPPGLIDDTQAEIASARDSSESARDSSEEGS, from the coding sequence GTGCAGCTTGTGGTGGCGCGGATCGGACGCGCCCATGGCATCAAGGGCGAGGTCACCGTCGAGGTGCGCACGGACGAGCCGGAGCTGCGGCTCGGCCCCGGCGCCGTGCTGGCCACCGACCCCGCGGGCGCGGGCCCGCTGACGGTCGCGGCGGGCCGGGTGCACAGCGGCAGGCTGCTGCTGCGCTTCGAGGGCGTGGCCGACCGCAACGCCGCCGAGGCGCTGCGCAACACCCTGCTGATCGCCGCGGTGGACCCGGAGGAGCTTCCCGAGGACCCCGAGGAGTACTACGACCACCAGCTCATGGACCTCGACGTGGTCCTGGCCGACGGCACGGAGATCGGCCGGATCACCGAGATCAGCCACCTCCCGTCGCAGGACCTGTTCATCGTCGAACGGCCCGACGGCAGCGAGGTCATGATCCCCTTCGTCGAGGAGATCGTCGCCGAGATCGACCTGGAGGAGCAGCGGGCCGTCATCACCCCGCCGCCCGGTCTGATCGACGACACCCAGGCCGAGATCGCCTCCGCCCGCGACTCCTCGGAGTCCGCCCGCGACTCCTCGGAGGAGGGGTCCTGA
- a CDS encoding RNA-binding protein codes for MLEEALEHLVKGIVDNPDDVQVASRNLRRGRVLEVRVHPDDLGKVIGRNGRTARALRTVVGAIGGRGIRVDLVDVDQVS; via the coding sequence ATGCTCGAGGAGGCTCTCGAGCACCTCGTGAAGGGCATCGTCGACAACCCGGACGATGTGCAGGTCGCCTCGCGCAATCTGCGCCGCGGCCGCGTACTCGAGGTCCGGGTGCACCCCGACGATCTCGGCAAGGTGATCGGCCGCAACGGCCGCACCGCGCGCGCCCTGCGCACCGTCGTGGGCGCCATCGGCGGCCGTGGCATCCGTGTCGACCTCGTCGACGTGGACCAGGTCAGCTGA
- the rpsP gene encoding 30S ribosomal protein S16 gives MAVKIKLKRLGKIRQPHYRIVVADSRTRRDGRAIEEIGLYHPTYNPSRIEVDSERAQYWLSVGAQPTEPVLAILKLTGDWQKAKGLPAPEKPLLAPATKEDKRASFDAFAKAIEGDDAKGEAITPKAKKADKKADEAEAAPAESTEA, from the coding sequence GTGGCAGTCAAGATCAAGCTGAAGCGTCTCGGCAAGATTCGCCAGCCCCACTACCGCATCGTCGTCGCCGACTCCCGTACCCGCCGTGACGGCCGGGCCATCGAGGAGATCGGGCTGTACCACCCGACGTACAACCCCTCGCGCATCGAGGTCGACTCGGAGCGTGCGCAGTACTGGCTGTCCGTCGGCGCCCAGCCGACCGAGCCGGTCCTCGCCATCCTGAAGCTCACCGGTGACTGGCAGAAGGCCAAGGGCCTGCCCGCCCCGGAGAAGCCGCTGCTGGCCCCGGCCACCAAGGAAGACAAGCGCGCCTCCTTCGACGCCTTCGCCAAGGCCATCGAGGGTGACGACGCCAAGGGCGAGGCCATCACGCCGAAGGCCAAGAAGGCCGACAAGAAGGCGGACGAGGCCGAGGCCGCTCCCGCCGAGTCGACCGAGGCCTGA